A single region of the Terriglobales bacterium genome encodes:
- a CDS encoding COX15/CtaA family protein: MLAACTFLLLIAGALVTSNDAGLAVPDWPTSFGKWPITYSYFRVPLVGGTLYEHGHRIVAQFIGVLTIVLAIWTQREDPRPWMRKLGWAGLGLVIGQGVVGGLTVLFYLPWAVSTSHAALGQSFFCLTVAMALFTSRGWIESQPLHLVEGRHPRLHTLTLLAVGAVFAQLVLGAAFRHNGMKLAPHLFGAVVVTTVLVWTVMRTLSDHSQHKQLRRPAMLLLWLLILQLSLGFIAWMMRINYASAVQPMLPAVLSTVAHVVNGALVLATCLVLAIQTQRHIAVHPLVVLTPAKVAGA, translated from the coding sequence GTGCTGGCCGCCTGCACCTTCCTGCTGCTGATCGCGGGCGCCCTGGTCACCAGCAACGACGCCGGCCTCGCGGTACCCGACTGGCCCACCTCGTTCGGCAAATGGCCCATCACCTATTCCTATTTCCGGGTTCCGCTGGTGGGCGGGACGCTGTATGAGCACGGGCATCGCATCGTCGCCCAGTTCATCGGGGTGCTGACCATCGTGCTGGCGATCTGGACGCAGAGAGAGGACCCGCGCCCTTGGATGCGCAAGCTGGGCTGGGCCGGCCTGGGTCTGGTGATCGGGCAAGGGGTCGTCGGCGGACTGACGGTGCTGTTCTACCTGCCATGGGCGGTTTCCACGTCGCATGCCGCCCTCGGACAGAGCTTCTTCTGCCTGACCGTGGCCATGGCGTTGTTCACCAGCCGCGGATGGATCGAAAGCCAGCCCCTGCACCTGGTCGAGGGACGGCACCCGCGCTTGCATACCCTGACGCTGCTCGCGGTAGGCGCGGTGTTCGCGCAACTCGTCCTGGGCGCTGCTTTCCGCCATAACGGGATGAAGCTGGCACCTCATCTCTTTGGAGCGGTCGTGGTCACGACCGTGCTGGTGTGGACCGTGATGCGCACGCTCTCCGACCACTCGCAGCACAAGCAACTGCGCCGGCCGGCCATGCTGCTGCTCTGGTTGCTGATCCTGCAACTGTCGTTGGGCTTCATCGCCTGGATGATGCGCATCAATTACGCTTCGGCCGTGCAGCCCATGCTTCCGGCGGTGCTGTCCACCGTCGCCCACGTGGTGAATGGAGCGCTGGTGCTGGCCACCT